Proteins from a genomic interval of Paenibacillus lentus:
- a CDS encoding efflux RND transporter periplasmic adaptor subunit, translating into MKKKIKWIIIAIILAGISYLLYSMSKPAQVADPGMDSQAITFQVTKETLVHTIRVKGKSLYEQETSVYAPFSSKVTEWKIEDGQQVNKDDVLFRLDQTELQNQITREEAELRKAELETTLQSFVAEFDMETVGGELTEENRKKLLVNRESERLSKELEDVRKSIQRQELEQKKLKLQDSEFRAPAAGIFLFDSAAKKAQTLSDNQYVGKIVDLNKLQFTALVGEQDVFRIKPDMNVKVTMSAMKDVPLSGTVKHVSKFAKTGTDEDSMNKAAQFEVTISLEPSEYLIAGLSLTGDIETNRKENVLVLPSIAVMRDETSAYVMLDKGAGQYERRDIKIGLETIDKTEVLEGLKEGDTVVLQ; encoded by the coding sequence GTGAAGAAAAAAATAAAATGGATTATTATCGCTATCATTCTTGCCGGAATCAGTTACTTGCTGTATTCCATGTCGAAGCCTGCCCAGGTCGCTGATCCGGGAATGGATTCTCAGGCTATTACATTCCAGGTAACGAAAGAGACGCTGGTTCACACGATACGGGTCAAGGGAAAATCTCTGTATGAGCAGGAGACATCGGTCTATGCTCCGTTCAGCTCCAAAGTAACGGAGTGGAAGATCGAGGACGGTCAGCAGGTCAATAAAGACGATGTGCTGTTCAGGCTGGATCAGACCGAGCTGCAGAACCAGATTACACGGGAAGAAGCGGAGCTTCGCAAAGCCGAGCTGGAAACCACGCTGCAGTCTTTTGTCGCAGAGTTCGACATGGAGACAGTAGGAGGCGAACTAACCGAAGAGAACCGCAAAAAATTGCTCGTCAACCGGGAGAGTGAGCGGCTGTCGAAGGAGCTGGAGGATGTGCGCAAATCGATTCAGCGTCAGGAGCTGGAGCAGAAAAAGCTGAAGCTGCAGGATTCCGAATTCCGCGCTCCGGCTGCGGGCATTTTCCTGTTCGATTCGGCAGCGAAGAAGGCGCAGACGCTTAGCGACAATCAATATGTTGGCAAGATTGTCGATCTGAACAAGCTGCAATTTACTGCCCTCGTCGGGGAGCAGGATGTATTCCGGATCAAGCCGGATATGAATGTGAAAGTGACAATGAGCGCGATGAAGGATGTACCGCTGAGCGGAACTGTGAAGCATGTCTCCAAATTTGCCAAGACGGGAACCGACGAGGACAGCATGAATAAAGCAGCGCAATTCGAGGTCACCATCTCTCTTGAACCAAGCGAGTATCTGATTGCCGGGCTATCGCTCACCGGTGATATCGAGACTAACCGTAAGGAAAATGTATTGGTTCTTCCGTCGATCGCTGTCATGCGCGATGAGACCTCTGCTTATGTCATGCTGGATAAAGGGGCAGGTCAATACGAGCGTAGAGATATCAAGATAGGCCTGGAGACGATTGATAAAACTGAGGTGCTGGAAGGTTTGAAGGAAGGCGATACGGTCGTCTTGCAAT
- a CDS encoding ABC transporter permease — protein sequence MRISDLTRLSWDQVRRRKVVTMLCSAGLSIGCAAIILAMSIGESTQQIVESQLNSFLKMDEITVMPDSGAMPGQGNPDQLNEEVNNRGLLTDQKLEVMRNMKHVTAVAPYQRFDHLEMTTADGKEGYVEVVATDLTRLKDFGETFAQGKADSVDINSVVLSYGATMGLMDEETRNKLYETMERSGYDRESQEQYRNMMVIPTAMYQTQIQLVKYDENGKQLTSTPLQVVGVLKKPKGRSDISIAQDSKIYISIETAEQLRKELIPSSVQSSTITYNSVKVKVDAEQNVKQVEEQLQRLTVSTQSNLLQKEQLEEQFAVFKAIAIGAGVFILIIASISIIVAMTMSTYQRRRQIGIMKVLGSNLSQIRNMFIVEAALLGILGGLLGIMFSYWIVWGINALILSLNRGESDISIFIPYTAIPVGLAFAIMTGIMSGIYPAVSASRTDALTAIKRD from the coding sequence TTGAGAATCAGCGATCTGACAAGGCTGTCTTGGGATCAGGTACGGCGACGCAAAGTCGTGACTATGCTGTGCTCAGCTGGTTTGTCCATAGGCTGCGCTGCAATTATATTGGCGATGAGCATCGGCGAATCGACGCAACAGATCGTCGAATCCCAGTTGAACAGCTTTCTAAAGATGGATGAGATTACGGTTATGCCCGATTCCGGTGCTATGCCGGGCCAGGGCAACCCCGACCAGCTCAACGAAGAGGTGAATAACCGTGGGCTGCTGACGGATCAGAAGCTCGAGGTTATGCGCAATATGAAGCATGTAACGGCTGTCGCACCATATCAGAGATTCGATCATTTGGAAATGACGACAGCGGACGGCAAGGAGGGCTACGTCGAAGTGGTCGCTACGGATCTGACCCGGCTTAAGGACTTTGGAGAGACCTTCGCGCAGGGCAAGGCCGACAGTGTGGATATCAATTCAGTTGTGCTCAGTTACGGGGCCACGATGGGCTTGATGGACGAGGAGACTAGAAACAAACTATATGAAACAATGGAACGTTCAGGATATGATCGAGAGTCGCAGGAGCAATACCGCAATATGATGGTCATACCGACAGCCATGTACCAGACGCAAATTCAGCTCGTGAAGTATGACGAAAATGGCAAACAGCTAACGAGCACTCCCTTGCAGGTCGTTGGCGTGCTGAAGAAGCCCAAGGGCCGCAGTGATATTTCCATCGCCCAGGACAGCAAGATTTACATCTCGATCGAAACGGCCGAGCAGCTGCGAAAAGAGCTGATACCTTCCTCGGTGCAAAGCAGCACAATTACATACAACTCAGTTAAGGTGAAGGTGGACGCGGAGCAGAACGTAAAGCAGGTCGAGGAGCAGCTGCAGCGGCTTACCGTATCGACACAGTCGAATCTGCTGCAAAAGGAGCAACTGGAGGAGCAATTCGCCGTGTTCAAGGCGATTGCGATCGGTGCGGGTGTCTTTATTTTGATCATCGCCTCGATCTCTATTATTGTCGCCATGACGATGTCGACCTATCAGCGCCGCCGACAGATCGGTATTATGAAGGTGCTGGGGTCGAATCTGTCCCAGATTCGCAATATGTTCATTGTTGAAGCGGCCTTGCTTGGCATCCTTGGCGGGCTGCTGGGCATTATGTTTTCCTACTGGATCGTATGGGGAATTAACGCACTCATTTTGTCATTGAATAGGGGAGAGTCGGATATATCGATTTTCATCCCGTATACAGCCATTCCGGTCGGGTTGGCCTTTGCGATCATGACAGGTATTATGTCGGGCATTTATCCGGCGGTCAGCGCATCGCGGACAGATGCTTTAACCGCAATCAAACGGGATTAG
- a CDS encoding ABC transporter ATP-binding protein: protein MLRVEGLSHAFKNGGETTLVLQNINFHVRKGEMIALLGSSGSGKSTLLNLMAGLMKPTEGEIYIADHNIVKMNENKLAEFRRKHIGFIFQAYELLPNLTVRENIEMPLVFQSTRPSVRKQKALQLLEQVGIPDKAELFPSQLSGGQQQRVSIARSLITEPSVIFADEPTGNLDTKTEEEILAILKQLNQTMNTTFIIVTHEREVAQQTQNIITLRDGQLQTSQPAVDRQVEAEEVQA from the coding sequence TTGCTTCGTGTAGAGGGCTTGTCCCATGCTTTCAAAAATGGCGGCGAGACCACGCTTGTTCTACAGAACATCAATTTTCATGTCCGCAAGGGCGAGATGATTGCGCTGCTGGGCAGCTCGGGCTCAGGAAAGTCGACCCTGCTCAATCTGATGGCAGGGCTGATGAAGCCGACCGAAGGTGAAATTTATATCGCCGATCATAACATTGTGAAGATGAACGAGAACAAACTGGCCGAGTTCCGCCGCAAGCATATCGGTTTTATATTTCAAGCTTATGAGCTACTGCCGAACTTGACGGTGCGTGAAAATATCGAGATGCCGCTTGTCTTTCAATCTACCCGCCCCTCCGTCCGGAAGCAAAAAGCGCTGCAGTTGCTCGAGCAGGTCGGCATTCCAGACAAGGCCGAACTGTTCCCGTCCCAGCTGTCGGGTGGACAGCAGCAGCGGGTCAGCATCGCCCGGTCGCTGATAACCGAGCCTTCGGTCATCTTTGCTGACGAGCCGACCGGGAATCTGGATACGAAGACGGAGGAAGAAATTTTGGCGATTCTTAAGCAGCTCAACCAGACAATGAACACCACCTTTATTATTGTTACGCATGAGCGCGAGGTGGCGCAACAAACGCAGAATATTATTACGCTGCGGGATGGACAGCTCCAGACATCACAGCCGGCTGTAGATCGGCAAGTGGAAGCAGAGGAGGTACAAGCTTGA
- a CDS encoding serine/threonine protein kinase, which yields MAVTVQLQNRAFELQSFHDFAWLDSMGEIIAVFDQQDSGNISFGIKQEDGQKTFVKYAGAETVNYQGDVKEAIFRLQQAMTVYEDLMHPSLVKLVTHFATKDGYAAVFEWFDGENLHPHWSFPPPAKYTDPDSPYYQYRQLSIEQRLSALDVIFSFHAAVEQRGYVAVDFYDGSIMYDFKLRSTRVCDIDLYRKGPFINTMGRMWGSSRFMSPEEFEKGAVIDGITNVFNMGAAAFALLGGELDRSLAKWEAGPELYEVALKAVEPERQRRYSSVAEFNMAWKQRR from the coding sequence ATGGCGGTAACCGTTCAGCTCCAAAACCGAGCTTTCGAATTGCAATCCTTTCATGACTTTGCATGGCTGGATAGCATGGGAGAGATAATTGCGGTATTTGATCAGCAGGATTCCGGTAATATTTCATTTGGAATCAAGCAAGAGGATGGTCAGAAAACTTTTGTGAAATACGCAGGCGCCGAAACCGTGAATTACCAAGGGGATGTGAAGGAAGCCATTTTTCGACTCCAGCAAGCTATGACCGTGTATGAAGACTTAATGCATCCAAGCCTAGTGAAACTAGTGACCCATTTTGCAACGAAAGACGGATATGCTGCAGTTTTTGAATGGTTCGACGGGGAGAATCTACATCCGCATTGGTCTTTCCCGCCGCCTGCGAAGTATACGGACCCTGATTCACCATATTATCAATATAGGCAGCTCTCCATAGAACAGCGGCTCTCCGCTTTGGATGTGATTTTTTCCTTTCATGCTGCTGTCGAGCAGAGGGGCTACGTGGCTGTCGATTTTTATGATGGGAGCATCATGTATGATTTCAAATTGAGGTCGACACGGGTTTGCGATATTGATTTGTATCGGAAAGGGCCTTTTATCAATACCATGGGTAGAATGTGGGGCTCGTCCAGGTTCATGTCCCCGGAAGAATTTGAAAAAGGGGCCGTGATCGATGGAATCACCAACGTGTTCAACATGGGAGCCGCGGCTTTTGCGCTGCTCGGCGGAGAGCTCGACCGTTCATTGGCAAAATGGGAGGCTGGCCCAGAGCTGTATGAGGTGGCCTTGAAGGCTGTTGAACCGGAGCGGCAGCGCCGATATTCGTCCGTTGCGGAGTTTAATATGGCATGGAAGCAAAGAAGATAG
- a CDS encoding 5'-nucleotidase produces the protein MIQIRVITTLRNLDIRVDEAFFLGGIDKGRVLRIFKPHIFFDDQVGHIEGVARIVPSVHVPFGITNVIRDRSASEKNPPPLE, from the coding sequence ATGATCCAGATACGAGTGATAACGACTCTAAGGAATTTAGATATTAGAGTAGACGAGGCTTTCTTTTTAGGTGGAATTGATAAAGGCAGAGTTCTGCGAATATTTAAGCCGCATATATTCTTCGATGATCAGGTGGGACACATCGAAGGTGTCGCTAGAATTGTTCCCTCTGTTCATGTTCCGTTTGGAATAACAAATGTAATAAGAGACAGGAGTGCTTCGGAGAAGAATCCTCCTCCCTTGGAATAG
- a CDS encoding 5'-nucleotidase gives MLDTGVAYPLIKRLLSINTEELEDQPVEVVLLSRNDPDTSDNDSKEFRY, from the coding sequence GTGCTCGATACAGGTGTTGCCTATCCTCTAATTAAAAGGCTGCTCAGTATAAATACGGAGGAACTGGAGGATCAGCCGGTGGAGGTCGTTTTGCTGTCTCGTAATGATCCAGATACGAGTGATAACGACTCTAAGGAATTTAGATATTAG
- a CDS encoding MOSC domain-containing protein produces MGQGEIISINVGKPVQVQFNNKEVSTGIFKTPSDEPLFLSWLNFDGDGQADLVHHGGREKAVCVYPYEHYPYWERELDQALGYSAFGENLTTRGLLETEVCIGDIFQLGEAIVQVSQPRQPCFKLSVKYGAPDMPLKVQKTGYTGFYFRVLQEGLVSKSAGLIRTHRHPLGITVSYANRIMHEEKDNLDGVRKILEVEELSENWRKTFLKRLAGTATDTQERLTGQKGE; encoded by the coding sequence ATGGGACAGGGTGAAATTATATCCATCAATGTAGGCAAGCCCGTGCAGGTGCAGTTTAATAATAAGGAAGTATCTACAGGCATATTCAAGACGCCCAGCGATGAACCGCTGTTCTTGTCCTGGTTGAACTTCGATGGAGACGGTCAAGCCGACCTTGTTCACCACGGAGGAAGGGAGAAGGCCGTCTGTGTGTATCCTTATGAACACTATCCCTATTGGGAGAGGGAATTGGATCAGGCGTTGGGATACAGCGCTTTTGGTGAAAATTTAACGACGAGGGGTCTGCTGGAGACGGAGGTTTGCATCGGCGATATTTTTCAGCTGGGGGAAGCGATCGTCCAGGTAAGTCAGCCAAGACAGCCTTGTTTCAAACTATCCGTAAAGTACGGTGCGCCTGACATGCCGTTAAAAGTTCAAAAAACCGGCTACACCGGCTTTTATTTTCGGGTGCTTCAAGAAGGGCTCGTATCCAAATCCGCTGGTTTGATTAGAACCCACCGCCATCCGCTGGGAATTACGGTTTCCTATGCCAATCGCATTATGCATGAGGAGAAGGATAACCTCGACGGCGTTAGAAAGATCCTTGAGGTGGAGGAATTATCGGAAAACTGGCGAAAAACCTTTTTGAAGCGTCTAGCAGGAACTGCGACAGATACCCAGGAAAGATTAACCGGCCAAAAGGGAGAGTAG
- the pdxS gene encoding pyridoxal 5'-phosphate synthase lyase subunit PdxS, whose protein sequence is METGTIRVKRGMAEMQKGGVIMDVMNAEQAKIAEAAGATAVMALERVPADIRAAGGVARMADPVVVEQVMKAVSIPVMAKARIGHYVEAKVLEALSVDYIDESEVLTPADDIFHIDKNEFTIPFVCGARDLGEALRRIGEGASMIRTKGEPGTGNIVEAVRHMRMMLGQIRKVQGMSKDELMVEAKQLGAPYELLLQVKETGRLPVVNFAAGGVATPADAALMMILGADGVFVGSGIFKSEQPEKFARAIVEATTHYTDFKRIAEISKNLGTPMKGIEISKLEAGDRMQERGI, encoded by the coding sequence ATGGAAACAGGAACGATTCGAGTCAAACGTGGGATGGCGGAAATGCAAAAAGGCGGTGTCATCATGGACGTGATGAATGCTGAGCAGGCCAAAATTGCGGAAGCGGCTGGAGCTACTGCCGTAATGGCACTAGAAAGAGTGCCGGCGGATATCCGTGCGGCGGGCGGAGTTGCACGGATGGCCGATCCGGTTGTTGTAGAGCAGGTGATGAAGGCAGTATCGATCCCAGTGATGGCGAAAGCGCGAATCGGTCACTATGTAGAAGCCAAAGTACTTGAAGCCCTAAGCGTGGACTATATCGACGAAAGTGAAGTGTTAACGCCCGCCGATGATATTTTCCATATCGACAAAAATGAGTTTACGATCCCATTTGTTTGCGGGGCCAGGGATTTGGGAGAGGCCTTGCGTCGCATCGGAGAGGGGGCATCGATGATTCGCACCAAAGGGGAGCCGGGAACGGGGAATATTGTCGAGGCTGTACGCCACATGCGCATGATGCTTGGGCAAATACGTAAAGTGCAGGGAATGAGCAAGGATGAACTCATGGTGGAGGCTAAGCAGCTCGGCGCGCCTTACGAATTATTGCTGCAGGTTAAGGAAACGGGGAGATTACCGGTCGTTAACTTTGCCGCTGGAGGGGTGGCTACTCCCGCTGATGCAGCTTTAATGATGATATTGGGAGCCGACGGGGTGTTTGTTGGGTCGGGTATTTTTAAATCGGAGCAGCCGGAGAAATTTGCCCGGGCTATTGTGGAGGCAACGACGCATTATACCGACTTTAAGCGGATTGCAGAAATATCCAAAAATCTGGGCACCCCGATGAAAGGGATAGAAATCTCAAAGCTAGAGGCAGGAGACCGCATGCAGGAACGTGGTATATAA
- the serC gene encoding 3-phosphoserine/phosphohydroxythreonine transaminase — translation MNQVYNFNAGPAGLPGEVMHQVQEELLDLQGTGLSVLEISHRSKEYEQINDETQQLLKELLHIPSSYEVMFMQGGASTQFAMVPMNFLTAGHVASYIHSGTWSGKAIAEARKMGDTAIAASSEAEHFTKVPDLQGMMLHPETAYVHLTSNETIAGTQYRNFADPGEVPLIADMSSDILSRPVDVSNFALIYAGAQKNLGPSGVTVVIANRELLSRIPANIPDIMNYRIHANSRSLYNTPPVFAVYMVNLVLKWIRNNGGVKGMERRNRLKADLLYSTIDHSGGFYDGLAHKDSRSLMNATFRVMNDELELRFLQEAEQNGFVGLRGHRDAGHLRASIYNAVTYEQCKALADFMVDFQRRFG, via the coding sequence ATGAACCAAGTCTATAACTTTAATGCGGGGCCCGCAGGATTGCCTGGGGAAGTGATGCATCAAGTACAGGAGGAGCTCCTTGACCTACAGGGCACCGGTCTATCTGTCCTGGAAATTTCGCATAGAAGCAAGGAATATGAACAAATCAACGACGAAACTCAGCAGCTGTTAAAGGAGCTTCTGCACATTCCCTCCAGTTATGAAGTGATGTTTATGCAGGGAGGCGCCAGTACGCAGTTTGCCATGGTGCCAATGAATTTTTTGACCGCAGGACATGTAGCGAGTTACATTCACAGCGGGACTTGGTCGGGCAAAGCCATAGCAGAAGCGAGAAAAATGGGCGATACGGCAATCGCGGCAAGCTCGGAGGCGGAGCATTTTACAAAGGTTCCCGATTTGCAGGGAATGATGCTCCACCCAGAAACAGCCTATGTTCACCTTACTTCCAATGAAACGATCGCGGGTACCCAATACCGGAACTTTGCCGATCCGGGAGAAGTGCCGTTGATTGCAGATATGTCCAGTGATATATTGTCCCGTCCGGTTGATGTATCTAACTTTGCGCTTATCTATGCCGGCGCTCAGAAGAACCTAGGGCCGTCCGGCGTTACCGTTGTGATCGCTAACCGTGAGCTGCTGAGCAGAATTCCTGCAAATATCCCCGATATTATGAATTATCGAATTCATGCGAACAGTCGCTCGTTGTATAACACGCCGCCTGTGTTTGCCGTGTACATGGTCAATCTTGTGCTGAAATGGATTCGGAATAACGGTGGAGTAAAAGGCATGGAACGGCGCAATCGGCTCAAAGCCGATTTACTGTATAGCACTATCGACCATAGCGGCGGATTTTATGACGGACTGGCTCATAAGGACAGTCGTTCTCTGATGAATGCGACGTTTCGTGTGATGAATGATGAATTGGAACTGCGATTTCTACAAGAAGCGGAGCAAAACGGCTTTGTGGGGTTGAGGGGACATCGGGATGCCGGGCATCTGCGGGCTTCGATCTATAATGCAGTTACGTATGAACAATGTAAAGCTTTGGCGGATTTCATGGTGGACTTTCAACGGCGCTTTGGTTAG
- a CDS encoding LysR substrate-binding domain-containing protein produces the protein MELRQLEYFMAVCHELHFTRAAEKLGIAQPSLSQQIRLLEHEIGTPLFDRIGKKTVITEAGKTLLHHSYNVFHELSQARAAISEIQGLKRGSLKIGALLTVVNYLLPPTVIGFHRSYPNVELSVLGLRTGDIYNGLLQNELDLGIVYLPMEHDDLETIPLYKENLALALPADHPLAQESFVTLDILKETPSVLLPSTYFLRQLINEQCRALAFTPQPIMEMTTMESIINMVAQGLGVTILPKGYLDYISHPHIQIIPIQNPVPTTQIGVVYRKNKYLCAASRVFMEQLVTTIKGKHMD, from the coding sequence ATGGAACTCAGGCAATTGGAGTATTTCATGGCCGTATGCCATGAGCTGCATTTTACCCGTGCCGCCGAGAAGCTGGGCATCGCCCAGCCCTCTCTAAGTCAGCAAATTCGTTTGCTGGAGCACGAAATCGGCACGCCCTTGTTCGATCGCATCGGCAAGAAAACCGTCATTACCGAAGCGGGCAAGACCTTGCTGCACCACAGCTACAATGTGTTTCATGAGCTCTCCCAGGCACGTGCCGCGATCAGTGAAATCCAGGGATTGAAAAGAGGTTCATTAAAAATCGGCGCGCTGCTGACGGTAGTCAATTACTTGCTCCCCCCAACCGTGATTGGCTTCCATCGCAGCTATCCCAATGTGGAGCTGTCTGTGCTCGGTCTGCGAACCGGAGATATCTACAACGGGCTGCTGCAAAATGAGCTCGATTTGGGCATCGTCTATTTGCCGATGGAGCATGATGATCTTGAAACGATCCCGCTCTACAAAGAAAATCTTGCTCTAGCCTTGCCTGCGGATCATCCCCTTGCTCAGGAATCTTTTGTGACGCTTGATATTCTTAAAGAGACGCCAAGTGTTTTATTGCCAAGCACGTATTTTCTACGGCAGCTCATTAACGAGCAATGCCGGGCCCTTGCATTCACGCCGCAGCCGATTATGGAAATGACGACTATGGAATCGATTATCAATATGGTCGCTCAAGGCCTCGGCGTCACCATTTTGCCGAAAGGTTATCTCGACTACATAAGCCATCCGCATATTCAAATAATTCCGATTCAGAACCCGGTGCCAACAACACAAATCGGGGTCGTCTATCGGAAAAATAAATATTTGTGCGCGGCCAGCCGGGTATTTATGGAGCAATTGGTCACTACGATCAAAGGCAAACATATGGACTAA
- a CDS encoding aspartate aminotransferase family protein has translation MAEPSDDDALFPTYTKYPVSLVKGDGSRLWDDQGKEYLDFMSGIAVCNLGHVSNLFHIPNQQKLAQMLTAHSCADLVFFCNSGAEANEAAIKCARRYHQRVLGNGRYEIITFENSFHGRTMATLTATGQDKVKDGFFPLPEGFAYARYNDIQSVEDIITERTAAIMLELVQGEGGMYAADPEFVARLSALCKERGLLLMIDEVQTGMGRTGKLFAYEHYGIEPDIITLAKGLANGFPIGAMMGKKKLRDAFSPGSHASTFGGAPLAAAAGLATLETILEECLCERAEQMGTYALNRLREQLQYYSIVQSVRGLGLLIGIECREPIAPIIQELLQHGLLVLAAGSHVIRFIPSLYITKEEIDQAVDIVSTVLEKR, from the coding sequence ATGGCTGAGCCTAGTGACGACGACGCCCTGTTCCCGACCTATACGAAGTATCCCGTCTCGCTAGTCAAAGGGGATGGAAGCCGACTATGGGACGATCAAGGCAAAGAGTATTTGGACTTTATGTCGGGAATTGCGGTATGTAATTTGGGGCATGTATCCAACCTGTTCCATATTCCGAACCAGCAGAAGCTGGCGCAGATGCTCACCGCTCATAGCTGTGCGGATCTCGTCTTTTTTTGCAATAGCGGGGCGGAAGCCAATGAAGCTGCGATCAAATGTGCCAGAAGATACCACCAGCGGGTGCTAGGGAATGGCAGATATGAAATTATCACGTTCGAAAATTCCTTTCATGGGCGCACGATGGCCACCTTGACTGCGACGGGGCAGGATAAGGTCAAGGATGGATTTTTTCCGCTGCCGGAGGGGTTTGCCTATGCACGATATAACGATATTCAGTCGGTAGAAGATATCATCACGGAGCGAACCGCCGCGATCATGCTTGAACTCGTACAGGGAGAGGGCGGCATGTATGCCGCGGATCCCGAGTTTGTGGCTCGGCTCTCCGCTCTATGCAAGGAGCGAGGACTCCTGCTTATGATCGATGAGGTGCAGACGGGAATGGGGCGAACGGGAAAGCTGTTTGCATACGAGCATTATGGCATCGAGCCAGATATCATCACGCTTGCCAAAGGGCTGGCCAACGGGTTTCCTATCGGCGCAATGATGGGAAAGAAAAAGCTTCGTGACGCCTTCTCCCCAGGAAGCCATGCGTCGACATTCGGAGGCGCCCCGCTTGCGGCGGCGGCTGGTCTGGCTACACTGGAGACGATACTTGAGGAATGCTTGTGTGAACGCGCGGAACAGATGGGAACATATGCTTTGAACAGGCTGCGGGAGCAGCTTCAATATTATTCCATCGTTCAATCTGTAAGGGGCCTCGGTCTATTGATCGGCATTGAATGCCGCGAACCGATTGCCCCCATCATTCAAGAGCTGCTGCAGCACGGACTATTGGTATTGGCAGCAGGTTCCCATGTGATTCGTTTTATACCGAGCTTATACATTACGAAGGAAGAAATTGACCAAGCCGTGGACATTGTCTCTACCGTACTGGAGAAGCGTTAG
- the hemL gene encoding glutamate-1-semialdehyde 2,1-aminomutase, with the protein MTSSTRRKDTYSRAAFAEAKSVIPGGVNSPVRAFSSVGLPPVFIAGGQGSHVFDIDGNEFIDYIGSWGPLILGHTHPEVVEAIGKAAAQGTSFGLPTEIETKMARLIIESVPSIDMVRMVNSGTEASMSVLRLARGFTKRQKIVKFQGGYHGHADALLIKSGSGVATLGLPDSPGVPESVAANTITVPYNSMASIRHTFEQFGDQIAAVIVEPVAGNMGVVPPLPGFLQGLREITAQYGSLLIFDEVMTGFRVSYHGAQGLYGIEPDLTCLGKVIGGGLPVGAYGGKHEIMQQIAPAGPIYQAGTLSGNPLAMTAGYTTLRLLGQPGIYDELERKAARLAEGFMRNAEMTGIPLQVNRVGSMLSIFFTEHDVVDYETAKRSNMGLFKQYYAAMLDRGILTAPTPYEVMFVSAAHSVEDIEATIKAHYEVLKTIEFVKE; encoded by the coding sequence ATGACATCCAGCACCAGAAGGAAGGATACTTACTCTAGAGCAGCCTTCGCTGAGGCCAAAAGCGTGATCCCCGGAGGGGTAAACAGCCCGGTTCGCGCCTTTTCATCGGTCGGCTTGCCCCCTGTGTTCATCGCAGGCGGACAAGGATCGCACGTGTTCGATATCGATGGGAATGAGTTCATAGATTATATCGGCTCGTGGGGGCCGTTGATCTTGGGACATACTCATCCGGAGGTTGTCGAGGCAATAGGAAAAGCGGCGGCTCAAGGAACAAGCTTTGGCTTGCCCACAGAAATTGAAACGAAAATGGCCCGGCTGATCATCGAAAGCGTTCCGTCTATAGATATGGTACGCATGGTGAATTCCGGCACGGAAGCTTCAATGAGTGTCCTACGTTTAGCCAGAGGATTTACGAAGCGGCAAAAAATTGTGAAGTTCCAAGGAGGCTATCACGGGCATGCGGATGCTCTGCTCATTAAATCCGGCTCCGGGGTGGCGACCTTGGGCTTGCCAGACAGCCCGGGAGTCCCTGAAAGTGTCGCTGCAAATACCATTACGGTGCCTTATAACAGTATGGCTAGCATTCGTCATACATTCGAACAATTTGGCGACCAGATCGCGGCCGTCATCGTTGAGCCGGTCGCCGGAAATATGGGTGTCGTGCCGCCCTTGCCCGGCTTTCTTCAAGGGTTAAGGGAGATTACCGCGCAGTATGGCAGCCTGCTGATCTTCGATGAGGTCATGACGGGATTCCGGGTGAGCTATCATGGGGCGCAAGGGTTATACGGAATCGAGCCGGATCTTACCTGCCTTGGAAAAGTGATTGGCGGAGGTCTCCCGGTTGGCGCTTATGGCGGCAAGCATGAAATTATGCAGCAGATTGCTCCTGCCGGGCCCATCTATCAAGCCGGAACGTTATCGGGTAATCCGCTCGCCATGACGGCTGGATATACGACTTTGCGATTGCTTGGACAGCCTGGAATCTATGACGAATTGGAAAGAAAAGCAGCTCGGCTGGCAGAAGGCTTTATGCGAAATGCCGAAATGACAGGGATTCCGCTCCAGGTCAATAGGGTAGGTTCGATGCTTTCTATTTTTTTTACGGAACATGACGTCGTGGATTATGAGACAGCTAAACGGTCGAATATGGGGTTGTTTAAACAATACTATGCAGCGATGCTGGATCGTGGCATTTTGACAGCACCTACCCCATATGAAGTTATGTTCGTATCGGCTGCCCATTCGGTTGAGGATATCGAAGCTACGATTAAAGCCCATTACGAGGTTTTAAAAACGATAGAATTCGTCAAGGAGTGA